ACTTTGAATCTTTCACGAGCATTGTATCTCATCTTGTGATAAACTTCGTCAAAGTTTGCCCCAATAGCTGAATTCATCGGTCCAGTCATGCCGGCATCGCAAATAAAGCAAGTTCCATTTGGAAGTACTCTTGCATCATTAGTTTGCACATGAGTATGAGTTCCACACACTGCATCTACTTTTCCATCTAGATACAAGGCAAAAACATTTTTTTCACTAGTAGTTTCAGCGTGAAAATCTACAAAGTGAAAATCAGCTTTAGCTTCAGATTCAATTAAGTGATCCATTGCATCAAAGAAGTTATTAGCTTGTGATTGTTCCCATGGCGCGAGTAGTTCATTAAAAGTAATCCCCATAATTGAAGTAACTCTTATGGTTAAATCATTTACAGTAAATATCTTGCTACCTTCCCCTGGATAATTAGGATCAATATTATATGGTCTAATTACATTACTATTATCGATGAATGTTTTAATATCATCGTTAGCTCAAACGTGATTTCCCATTGTAAAGGCATTAACTCCGGCTTGAGTTAATCTGTCATAGTCGTTTTTATCAAGTCCTTTTCTACCTGTGACATTTTCACCTTGTGCAATAACAAAATCAATATTGTTTTGTTTGATTAAATCAGGCAGTAATTTTTCAACAGTTTTTACTCCTGGTTCGCCAAAAATATCCCCTAAAAATAATATATTTAATGATTGTTTTTTCATATTGTATTTATTATATAGCAATGTATTTAAATACTGCATAAAAAAAGATGTCAATGACATCTATTTCTTCTTGTCTTCTTCAAGGCTTTTATTAATTTTTTCCATTAAAGCATTCATAGCTGCAGTAGCTGATTCTTGCAAGATATTAATTTGTTCTAAAGTTTTACTTTCAGCTTGAGTTCTTTCTTTAGAAAATAACATTTCTCCAGCTTTAAAATCAGGTTCAAAGTATTTAATGTTAAATGCTGCTTTATCAGGATTTGCTACATTAATGTGATATACCCGAGGTGATTCAGAAGAAACTGGATAAGGTTTAACTTCATCAATAAAAGTTCTTTCTAAGACATCACGAAGCAACATTGTAGTTGAATCATCAACTTGTGAAATGCTGGTGATATTAAATTTATTAGTATCTTTAAAGACTTGTTTTCCTTTAATGTTTTTAGGCACAAAAGGCAATTTATCAGATTTAATCTTAAGTAATTGACCATCGTTTGAAAGGAATCCAACTAAAGCATTATTATCTACAGTAGTAAAGTATTTAACTTTATCATTCAATGATAAGTAAACACCTTTATTTCCTTTAGCTTTAGGTCCATATTGAGCTAAATCATTTTCGCTATATCTTGAAACACAACCGTTTTCAGTTAGAATAATAACATCTCTAGTTCCGTTACAGATACTTGCATTAAGCAATTTATCATCTTTTTCCATTGAAATAGCTGTATATGATTTATTAATTCTTGAAACTGAGAAATCTTGTAATAATGTTTTCTTGAAGTAACCATTTTTAGTCCCAAGTGCAACATAAAGCAGTGAATCTCAGTTATTAATTTCAAAAACAGAAACAACTTCTTCAGCTAGCAAGAAGTCAGCAAAGTTTGAAAGGTGAGTTCCTAAATCTTTTCATTTTGCTTCTTGTAATTTATAAGCAGGAACAATTAAATAATTTCCAAGTGATGTGAAAATTAAAAGATTATTAAGTGAATTTACTTGTCCAAAATAAATTAAATTATCATCATCTTTTAAGTTATAAGTTTCTAAAGAGTTAGAATCAAGCACTCTTTGTGAGAATTTTTTAACATATCCACCACGAGAAATACCGATATTAAGCATTTCTTCTTTAATTAAATCGGTTTGATTATAACTAAAGTCAAATTCTTCTTCAACTATCTCGGTACGTCTAGGAGTAGCGAATAAAAGTTTTAATTGTGATAATTGATCAATTAAATAATCATTGAATTTATTAGGGTCATTTAATAATAAATTAATCTTAGCAATTAAATCAAGTAACTCTGCTTTTTCAGCTAAATAAGCTTCTTTATCAGTTCTAGATAAACGGTAAAGTCTTAATTCAGCAATTGCAGTTGCTTGATTTTTACTAAATCCAAAAACATTCATTAAGTTTTCAATAACTCCAGCTTTTGAACCTTCTGTTTTTCTAATAACTTCAATAACTTGATCAGTGATTTCTGAAACTTTAATAAATCCTTCAACAATTTCAAGTCTAAGTTTATGTTTTTCTAAGTCGTAAATTAAAGTTTTAGTTTTAACATCTTTTAAGTGGTTAATATAACAATCAATTAACCCGACTACACCAAGAGTTTTAGGTGAGTTTTGCACGATGCAAGTATTGTTGTATGAATAAGTAACTTGTAAGTCTGTTTTTTGGAATAAGTAAGTTAAAATACTGTTTTCACTAGCATTTAAATCAAGGGTAATTAAAATATTAATTCCTTCACGGTCTGATTGGTCTTTGATTTCTAAAATACCATCAATATCTTTATTATTAATAATGGTATCAATATCAAAAACTAATTTAGATTTAACTACACCATAAGGGATTTCGGTAATTTCAATAAATTTATTTTTACCATTAGAATGAATTTTGTATTTAGAAAAAAGTCTAATTTTATCTTTTTGATTTCTACCAGTATCAAGAGCTTCTAAAATTCCTTTAGTTCCTCTGATTACTCCACCAGTTGGAAAATCTGGTCCTTTAATAAATTTAACCACATCATAAAAATTAGCATGTGGATTTAAAATCCGATAAATAGTAGCATCTAAAATTTCACCTAAGTTGTGTGGCGGCATTTCAGTAGCCATACCAATTGCTATCCCCATAGAACCGTTTACTAGTAAGTTAGGAAATACTGAAGGAAGTACTGTAGGTTCAATTTCAGAATCATCAAAGTTAGGAGCAAATTTAACAGTGTCTTTTTTAATATCACCGATAATGAATTCTGAAATCTTAGAAAGTCTAACTTCAGTATAACGCATAGCAGCAGCTGGGTCATTATCAATTGAACCGACATTCCCGTGCATATCAAGAAGTGGAAGATTCATTTTTCATCATTGAGACATATTAACCATTGCTTCATAAACTGATGAATCACCGTGTGGGTGATATTTACCAATAACATCTCCAACTACCCGAGCTGATTTTTTGTATTGCTTATCAGCAAAAAGCCCAAGCCCATACATTGCATATAAGATTCTTCTTTGAACTGGTTTAAGCCCATCTCTAACATCCGGAAGTGCTCTTTGTTGAATAACGTATTTTGAATATCTACCAAAACGGTCAGCCATGATTTTATCTAAGGTTTCATTAATGATTTTTTCTGTTACTATTTTTTCTTGTTCTTTCTTCATTCTAATTCTCCTTAAATTAAATGTAATACTAAATATAATTATAATTTATTTAAAAATATCTAAACAAAATATTTATTTTGCCCAAATAAAAAATATTTGATATTTTTCACATTTATAGTAAAATAAATTCATAAATTATTAGAAATTAAAGAAAAGGATTTAATATGCGTAAAGTAGTTAGATTAAAAAACAAATTACGTGCTGAAGCTCGTACAAAAAAACTTGCTAAAGAACAAGCAAGAGCTGCAAGAAAAGCAGAAGCTGAAGCTAAATAATTCAAGGCCAAATAAGGCTTTTTTTATACAATTTTGTGAAAATGTGGAAAAAATCGTTTAGCCCTAT
The DNA window shown above is from Mycoplasma seminis and carries:
- a CDS encoding TIGR00282 family metallophosphoesterase, with the protein product MKKQSLNILFLGDIFGEPGVKTVEKLLPDLIKQNNIDFVIAQGENVTGRKGLDKNDYDRLTQAGVNAFTMGNHVWANDDIKTFIDNSNVIRPYNIDPNYPGEGSKIFTVNDLTIRVTSIMGITFNELLAPWEQSQANNFFDAMDHLIESEAKADFHFVDFHAETTSEKNVFALYLDGKVDAVCGTHTHVQTNDARVLPNGTCFICDAGMTGPMNSAIGANFDEVYHKMRYNARERFKVSDNNTQLNGVIITFDKQNGNNIKPINISNIEV
- a CDS encoding DNA topoisomerase IV subunit A; its protein translation is MKKEQEKIVTEKIINETLDKIMADRFGRYSKYVIQQRALPDVRDGLKPVQRRILYAMYGLGLFADKQYKKSARVVGDVIGKYHPHGDSSVYEAMVNMSQWWKMNLPLLDMHGNVGSIDNDPAAAMRYTEVRLSKISEFIIGDIKKDTVKFAPNFDDSEIEPTVLPSVFPNLLVNGSMGIAIGMATEMPPHNLGEILDATIYRILNPHANFYDVVKFIKGPDFPTGGVIRGTKGILEALDTGRNQKDKIRLFSKYKIHSNGKNKFIEITEIPYGVVKSKLVFDIDTIINNKDIDGILEIKDQSDREGINILITLDLNASENSILTYLFQKTDLQVTYSYNNTCIVQNSPKTLGVVGLIDCYINHLKDVKTKTLIYDLEKHKLRLEIVEGFIKVSEITDQVIEVIRKTEGSKAGVIENLMNVFGFSKNQATAIAELRLYRLSRTDKEAYLAEKAELLDLIAKINLLLNDPNKFNDYLIDQLSQLKLLFATPRRTEIVEEEFDFSYNQTDLIKEEMLNIGISRGGYVKKFSQRVLDSNSLETYNLKDDDNLIYFGQVNSLNNLLIFTSLGNYLIVPAYKLQEAKWKDLGTHLSNFADFLLAEEVVSVFEINNWDSLLYVALGTKNGYFKKTLLQDFSVSRINKSYTAISMEKDDKLLNASICNGTRDVIILTENGCVSRYSENDLAQYGPKAKGNKGVYLSLNDKVKYFTTVDNNALVGFLSNDGQLLKIKSDKLPFVPKNIKGKQVFKDTNKFNITSISQVDDSTTMLLRDVLERTFIDEVKPYPVSSESPRVYHINVANPDKAAFNIKYFEPDFKAGEMLFSKERTQAESKTLEQINILQESATAAMNALMEKINKSLEEDKKK